Proteins encoded within one genomic window of Prochlorococcus marinus str. MIT 9515:
- a CDS encoding homoserine dehydrogenase, with protein sequence MGKCKIGIIGFGTVGTGIYRILKSRNDVHPILKDIEIVGIAVKNINKNRNIELENNLLIDDPNKLINDSNIDVIVEVMGGTDMAKDIILKSLKARKSVVTANKAVIARYGSEIYATAAKYGVYVLTEAAVCGGIPIIEPLKRSLKSNQINKIVGIINGTTNFILSKMTNEKADYEETLKLAQKLGFAEFDPTADVEGHDAADKISILSELAFGGRINRDSISTEGINQINIKDIEYANKLGFEIKLLAFSERNTINNKNSLSLNIWVGPSLIPKYHPLAKVDGVNNAILIESYPLGEIMLYGPGAGSGPTAASVVSDILNLQASLSKNLPTKDPLLSFNFWRDCHIIDFNQISKKNYLRIICLDSPGVIGKIGDLFGKNDVSIESIVQLDASENKAEIVVITHEVSNGNFEKSKEGIRALPEVELIASQLSCI encoded by the coding sequence ATGGGAAAATGTAAAATTGGTATTATAGGTTTTGGAACTGTAGGGACTGGTATTTATAGAATTTTGAAATCGAGAAATGATGTTCATCCTATTTTAAAAGATATAGAAATTGTTGGAATAGCTGTTAAAAATATTAATAAAAATAGAAATATTGAATTAGAAAATAATCTATTAATAGATGATCCTAATAAATTAATTAACGACTCTAATATTGACGTAATTGTAGAAGTAATGGGAGGTACGGATATGGCCAAAGATATTATTTTAAAATCTCTAAAAGCTCGAAAATCTGTAGTTACAGCGAACAAAGCAGTCATCGCAAGATATGGGAGTGAAATATATGCTACGGCTGCAAAGTATGGGGTTTATGTTTTAACAGAAGCAGCAGTTTGCGGAGGGATCCCAATAATTGAACCTTTAAAAAGATCTCTTAAAAGTAATCAAATAAATAAAATAGTTGGGATAATAAACGGCACAACAAATTTTATTCTTTCAAAAATGACAAATGAAAAAGCTGATTATGAGGAAACATTAAAACTAGCTCAAAAACTAGGGTTTGCAGAATTTGATCCAACTGCTGATGTTGAAGGTCATGATGCAGCTGATAAGATTTCAATTCTTTCTGAACTGGCATTTGGAGGAAGAATTAATAGAGATTCAATTAGTACGGAAGGCATTAATCAAATAAATATTAAAGATATTGAATATGCAAATAAACTTGGTTTTGAAATAAAACTCTTAGCCTTCTCAGAGAGAAATACTATCAATAACAAAAATTCTCTTTCCTTAAATATTTGGGTAGGACCCTCTTTAATTCCTAAATATCATCCTTTAGCAAAGGTTGACGGTGTAAATAATGCCATTCTTATAGAGTCATATCCACTTGGAGAAATAATGTTATACGGCCCAGGTGCGGGCAGTGGTCCAACGGCAGCTTCTGTAGTTTCTGATATATTAAATCTTCAGGCTTCATTATCAAAAAATTTACCTACAAAAGATCCATTATTATCTTTTAATTTTTGGAGAGACTGTCACATAATAGATTTCAATCAAATATCAAAAAAGAATTATCTCAGAATTATTTGTTTAGATTCTCCTGGTGTAATTGGTAAGATCGGAGATTTATTTGGGAAGAATGATGTCTCAATAGAATCAATAGTTCAACTAGATGCAAGTGAGAATAAAGCTGAAATAGTTGTTATCACTCATGAAGTGTCAAATGGTAACTTTGAAAAATCAAAGGAGGGGATAAGAGCCCTTCCTGAAGTTGAATTAATTGCCAGCCAATTAAGTTGTATTTGA
- a CDS encoding alpha/beta hydrolase family protein: MKLIFVLFLSFFSLYSANNLKAAEKINIKFEEMSIPLTMDQLSNLETFKNDSTEVIDWLKENGFSRIFELSKFLKFPVFKEESLNRQVLRSWVGRKILTELSNTILVPNDKYGIKIFNTIESLLESKQEVSTLDILKALPSEEITLDIDNLITIISSWKKELAKQQNLIIKLNSLEKTNNFFQKKKETKYDQSLIKIKKKIYTNHRVDPLNIEIWKPSNEIVEKDLIIFMPGLGGDINNFRWIGFELSRLGWPVLFIDHKGSNSEAISDVLQGSDAVPSSVDLFSYRMKDLDAVIKDHNNGVFGLANNSYILMGHSLGALIAFLYEGDLPKDGFLKRCDFALKDLALTNLSKLFQCQLNEIPLPQIDNLRKANAIIGFNSFGSIIWPKEKDSGIEIPILLIGGTFDLITPLISEQFKLFLSTTNNPLNRFLIIEGASHFSPIRINYKDTEFIESNDIFKINQSFIGSNPNSVQNLSLKVIVEFLENIKKNESIKVMKNLSESNLDFHILDRKTIKEIIKN, from the coding sequence TTGAAATTGATTTTTGTACTATTTTTAAGTTTTTTTAGTCTTTATTCAGCTAATAATTTAAAAGCCGCTGAAAAGATAAATATTAAGTTTGAAGAAATGTCAATCCCTTTAACTATGGATCAATTATCAAACTTAGAAACTTTTAAGAATGATTCTACAGAAGTAATAGATTGGTTGAAAGAAAATGGATTTTCAAGAATATTTGAGTTATCCAAATTTTTAAAATTCCCCGTTTTTAAAGAAGAAAGTTTAAACAGACAGGTTTTAAGAAGCTGGGTAGGAAGAAAGATTCTTACAGAATTAAGTAATACAATATTAGTTCCAAATGACAAATATGGTATTAAGATTTTTAATACTATAGAAAGTCTGTTGGAATCAAAACAGGAAGTTTCAACTTTAGATATCCTAAAGGCCCTACCTTCAGAAGAAATTACATTAGATATTGATAATTTAATTACAATAATTTCTTCTTGGAAAAAAGAATTAGCAAAGCAACAAAATCTAATAATAAAATTAAATTCATTAGAGAAAACTAACAACTTTTTTCAGAAAAAAAAAGAAACCAAATATGATCAAAGCCTTATAAAAATCAAAAAGAAAATTTATACGAATCATCGAGTTGATCCTTTAAATATAGAAATATGGAAACCTAGCAATGAAATAGTTGAAAAAGATTTAATAATATTTATGCCCGGTCTTGGAGGGGATATTAATAATTTTAGGTGGATAGGGTTCGAATTAAGTCGACTAGGATGGCCTGTATTATTTATAGATCATAAAGGAAGTAATTCTGAGGCTATTTCAGACGTTCTCCAAGGTAGTGATGCAGTTCCAAGTAGTGTTGATTTATTCTCCTATCGTATGAAAGATTTAGATGCAGTAATTAAAGATCATAATAATGGAGTTTTTGGATTAGCCAATAATTCCTATATTTTAATGGGACATTCACTAGGGGCTTTGATAGCATTTTTATATGAAGGTGATTTACCTAAAGATGGATTCTTAAAAAGATGTGATTTTGCTTTAAAAGATTTAGCATTAACAAATTTATCAAAACTATTTCAATGCCAATTAAACGAAATCCCATTACCTCAAATTGATAATCTAAGGAAGGCAAATGCCATAATAGGATTTAATTCATTCGGCAGCATAATCTGGCCAAAAGAAAAAGATTCTGGAATCGAAATTCCAATATTACTTATTGGAGGAACCTTCGATCTTATTACTCCTTTAATTAGTGAGCAATTCAAGTTATTTCTATCTACAACTAATAATCCATTAAATAGATTTTTAATTATTGAGGGTGCAAGTCATTTTTCTCCAATTAGGATTAATTATAAGGATACAGAATTTATTGAAAGTAATGATATTTTTAAAATTAATCAATCTTTTATTGGATCAAATCCTAATTCTGTTCAAAATTTATCTTTAAAAGTCATTGTTGAATTCCTAGAAAATATTAAAAAGAATGAAAGTATTAAAGTCATGAAAAACCTTTCTGAAAGTAATCTTGATTTTCATATTTTAGATAGAAAGACCATAAAAGAAATCATCAAAAATTAG
- a CDS encoding ABC transporter permease, translated as MSRDFNKILNYSLLKISLIPLMLWLISTLVFILLRVAPGDPVDAILGSGANEASRELLRSKLGLNESLLNQYLTFINNILHLNFGESLSTQEPVFNIILKSLPASLELGIFSIFFAILIGFPLGFLSIKYKGKKGDYIARLIGIASYAIPPFWGAMIVQLILSVYLRIFPIGGRFPIIHSQPNITGFLILDSLIDNNIVYLRDSIYHLALPSLTLGFLLSGIFSRSLRINLDKTIKSDYVKAALTRGITRRKIVFNHALPNSLLPIVTIAGLTIASLAGGALLFEVTFSWPGIALRLYEAITQRDYTVVQGIVIVTSFLIVSLNLLVDIFIALLDPRIEY; from the coding sequence ATGAGTAGAGATTTCAATAAAATTTTAAATTATTCTTTATTAAAGATTTCTTTGATCCCTTTAATGTTATGGCTTATATCTACATTAGTTTTTATTTTGTTGAGAGTTGCTCCCGGTGACCCAGTTGATGCAATTCTTGGATCAGGAGCAAATGAAGCTTCAAGAGAACTTCTTCGATCCAAATTAGGGTTAAATGAATCTCTTTTAAATCAATATCTAACTTTCATTAATAATATTTTGCACTTAAACTTTGGAGAATCCTTAAGTACTCAAGAGCCGGTTTTTAATATTATCCTTAAGTCATTACCAGCAAGTCTTGAATTAGGTATCTTTTCAATATTTTTTGCAATCCTAATAGGATTTCCTTTGGGATTTTTGAGTATTAAATATAAAGGTAAAAAAGGAGATTACATAGCTAGATTGATTGGAATTGCTTCATATGCAATACCTCCTTTCTGGGGGGCAATGATAGTTCAATTAATATTATCTGTATATTTAAGAATTTTTCCAATTGGCGGGAGGTTTCCTATAATTCATAGCCAACCTAACATTACAGGCTTTTTAATTCTAGATAGTCTAATTGATAATAATATTGTCTATTTAAGAGATAGCATATATCATCTTGCACTCCCCTCGTTAACACTTGGGTTTCTTTTGAGTGGTATTTTTAGTAGATCTTTAAGGATAAATCTAGACAAGACTATAAAAAGCGATTATGTAAAAGCCGCTTTAACCAGAGGAATTACAAGAAGAAAAATTGTATTTAATCATGCTTTGCCTAATTCACTTTTGCCTATTGTTACTATTGCTGGCTTAACCATAGCTTCTTTAGCAGGAGGAGCGCTTCTCTTTGAAGTCACTTTTTCATGGCCAGGGATAGCTTTAAGATTATATGAAGCCATCACCCAAAGGGATTATACTGTCGTTCAAGGAATCGTAATTGTTACCTCTTTCCTAATAGTTTCTTTAAATCTTTTGGTAGATATTTTTATTGCATTATTAGATCCTCGTATTGAATACTAA
- a CDS encoding SufE family protein, whose amino-acid sequence MENKQIYINLFKQVEKLKNSKDPKRKYEYILWLGKKLKVPNSNILIQENKVQGCVSEVFVKATFQDGKLYWEGYSDALITKGLLAFLICGMNELTPKEVVNINNKFIEDTGLKASLTPSRSNGFLNILLKMQSQANDFLSE is encoded by the coding sequence ATGGAAAATAAACAAATTTATATTAATTTATTTAAGCAAGTTGAGAAGCTTAAGAATTCAAAGGATCCTAAAAGAAAATACGAATATATTTTATGGCTAGGAAAAAAATTGAAAGTTCCAAATAGTAATATCTTAATTCAAGAAAATAAAGTACAAGGATGTGTTTCTGAAGTATTTGTTAAAGCCACTTTTCAAGATGGTAAGCTTTATTGGGAAGGTTATTCTGATGCATTGATAACAAAAGGTTTACTAGCGTTTCTTATTTGTGGGATGAACGAGTTGACGCCAAAAGAAGTTGTAAATATAAACAACAAATTTATAGAAGACACAGGTCTTAAAGCGAGCTTAACTCCCTCAAGATCAAATGGATTTTTAAATATACTTTTAAAAATGCAGTCTCAGGCAAATGATTTTTTGTCGGAATAA
- a CDS encoding ABC transporter substrate-binding protein produces the protein MQNNFLVTTFLFFISLSQFSCVPDSRPKRITIASSGKIESLDPARASTLKSIQLLSSLGDTLYELNSKGELIPELASGMPIFSKDKLKITINLRRNVLFHDGTLFNSNALKFSFDRFKRIGTMNYILGNKIQSIETPSEYKVVINLTKPSSSINGLLTAVYLTPISPTFYKDYSDKFLNDQFVGTGKYILKRFSNEVQIIDPNLNHWGNKPNNEGVNFIGYSNSSSLFGALKSKQIDVLLSNSIDDSQRNNLNSLSKKNEIKEGNSPATEISFISLRTNSYPLNNLNVRLAIAKSLNRKLISDKVSYGLREPLRSIVPPILKKNKQELWPEYNPVEAKNLLQKEGFCNGNILELPLTFRSNVPADRLIALSWQEEIKNILNECISIQLNGVESTTIYKNLNLGLYTAVILDWTGAYSDPEAYLTPLLSCSELDGEKCKKGESVYSGSFWGSRIVDDLFLESEKLNGDERLAKLIEIEKIASESIPYIPIWISSQKAWSQNKVSKPIFNGAGIISISDLKFINE, from the coding sequence ATGCAAAATAATTTTTTAGTAACCACTTTCCTTTTCTTTATTTCCTTATCACAGTTTTCTTGCGTTCCAGATAGTAGACCCAAAAGAATTACAATTGCGAGTTCAGGAAAAATAGAGTCTTTAGATCCTGCAAGGGCTAGTACTCTTAAGTCAATTCAACTATTAAGTTCTCTTGGAGATACTTTATATGAATTAAATTCTAAGGGAGAATTAATCCCTGAATTAGCATCAGGAATGCCAATTTTTTCAAAAGATAAATTAAAAATAACAATTAATCTTAGAAGAAATGTTCTTTTTCATGATGGAACTTTATTTAATTCAAATGCTCTAAAATTTTCTTTTGACAGATTTAAAAGAATTGGAACAATGAATTATATTTTGGGGAATAAAATACAATCAATAGAAACACCAAGCGAATACAAGGTTGTCATTAATTTAACCAAACCATCTAGTTCTATTAATGGATTACTTACAGCTGTATATTTAACACCTATTTCCCCGACTTTTTATAAGGATTATTCTGATAAATTTTTAAATGATCAATTTGTTGGAACTGGTAAATATATACTTAAGAGATTTTCAAATGAAGTTCAAATAATTGATCCAAATTTAAATCATTGGGGTAATAAACCTAATAATGAGGGTGTGAATTTTATAGGATATTCCAATTCTTCTTCTCTTTTCGGAGCTTTAAAAAGTAAACAAATTGATGTTCTATTATCAAATTCAATTGATGATAGTCAAAGAAATAATTTAAATTCTTTAAGCAAAAAGAATGAAATTAAAGAAGGAAATAGTCCTGCTACAGAAATAAGCTTCATTAGTCTTAGAACAAATTCTTATCCGTTAAATAACCTTAATGTAAGGTTAGCGATTGCTAAAAGTCTAAATAGAAAATTAATTAGCGATAAAGTTAGTTATGGTTTGAGGGAACCATTAAGATCGATTGTTCCTCCCATTTTAAAAAAAAATAAGCAGGAATTATGGCCAGAATATAATCCTGTAGAAGCGAAAAATTTATTACAAAAAGAAGGTTTCTGTAATGGAAACATTTTAGAATTACCTCTTACTTTCCGATCTAATGTGCCTGCTGATAGACTTATTGCTCTTTCTTGGCAAGAGGAAATCAAAAATATATTGAATGAATGTATTAGTATCCAACTAAACGGGGTAGAGTCAACAACAATTTATAAAAATCTTAATCTAGGTCTTTACACAGCGGTCATTCTTGATTGGACAGGAGCTTATTCTGATCCTGAGGCATACCTTACACCTCTTCTAAGTTGTAGTGAGTTAGATGGTGAAAAATGTAAAAAAGGAGAATCAGTTTATAGCGGAAGTTTTTGGGGATCGAGGATTGTAGATGATTTATTTCTTGAGAGTGAAAAATTAAATGGAGATGAAAGATTAGCCAAGTTAATTGAAATAGAGAAAATAGCTTCAGAATCAATACCTTATATTCCTATATGGATTTCATCTCAAAAAGCTTGGTCTCAAAATAAAGTATCAAAACCTATTTTTAATGGGGCAGGAATTATTTCAATTAGCGATCTTAAATTTATTAATGAGTAG